Genomic DNA from Paenibacillus sp. MBLB1832:
GTGTTCAATCGCCAGGGGCGTTTGTTCTTAAGCTCTTAACGAGGGTGGTACCGCGAGTAGAGTTTCTCGTCCCTTTTTGGGGATGAGAGGCTTTTTTTGTTTTCTAAGAACGTAAACGAGATTGAAGCAGGATGGAGTGGGACGTATGGATTATGGCAAAACGTTAAATTTATTACAAACCGAGTTCCCGATGAGAGGCAATTTGCCACAAGCGGAACCGAAAATGCAAGAGCACTGGGAATCCGAAGACATGTATGCCAAAGTACAAGAGAGCCGCAAAGGAAGAACGAAATTCATTTTACATGATGGTCCTCCGTATGCGAATGGCGATATTCATATTGGTCATGCCCTGAACAAAGTCTTAAAGGATATTATCGTTCGATTCAAAACCTTGCAAGGCTTTGACGCGCCGTATGTCCCAGGTTGGGATACACATGGCTTGCCGATCGAGCAAGTGATCACGAACAGCGGAAAAGTGGATCGCAAGAAAATGACGGTTCCTGAGTTCCGTCAATATTGCGCGGAGTATGCCCTCCAATCGGTGGAGAAGCAGAAAAGCCAATTCCAACGTCTAGGTATCCGCGGCGATTGGAAAAACCCGTACATTACCCTGCAACCAGGGTATGAAGCTCAGCAAATTCGTGTTTTCGGCACGATGGTTCAGAAAGGGTACATCTACAAAGGCTTGAAGCCTGTCTACTGGTCTCCATCATCCGAGAGTGCGTTGGCGGAGGCGGAAATCGAGTATAAAGAGAAAACGTCAACTTCGCTTTATGTCGCATTCCCTGTCAAAGACGGCAAAGGTAAATTGCCACAAGACGCAGCAATCGTCATTTGGACAACAACTGCGTGGACGCTTCCTGCGAACTTAGGGATTTCCTTGCATCCTGAATTCGATTATGCGATTGTGCAAGCAGCAGGCAAAAAATATGTATTGGCACAAGGCTTGCTGGCAGCAGCAGCTAAGGATATCGGCTGGAGCGAATACGAAATATTGTCCACAGTGAAAGGCAGCGAGTTGGAGTTCGTAACGTGCCAACATCCATTCTATGATCGTGAATCCCTTGTAATGGTTGGCGAACACGTAACGCTTGAAGCAGGTACGGGTTGCGTTCACACGGCGCCAGGTCACGGGGAAGATGATTTTACGATCGGGCAGCGCTACAATATCGGCGTGCTGTGCCCTGTGGACGATCAAGGTCATTTTACAGCGGAAGCACCAGGGTATGAAGGTTTGTTCTATGAAAAAGGCGGCAAGCTCATTATCGAGAAGCTGCAAGAGAATGGCTTATTGTTGAAAGCAGCTGATATTCAGCATCAATACGCACATGACTGGCGTACGAAGAAGCCTGTAATTTACCGGGCTACCGAGCAATGGTTCGCGTCGATTGATCTGTTCCGACAAGCGATGCTCGATGAGATTAAGCAAGTCAAATGGACGCCAGAGTGGGGCGAAGTTCGTCTGCATAACATGATTGCAGATCGTGGAGACTGGTGTATTTCCAGACAGCGGGCATGGGGCGTTCCAATCCCAATTTTCTATTGCCGCAGCTGTAATGAGCCGCTCGTGAACGAACAAACGATTGAGCATGTTGCCCAATTATTTGAGCGCGAAGGTTCGAATGCTTGGTTTATCAAGGAAGAGAAGGACCTGCTTCCAGAAGGAACGTGCTGCTCCAAGTGCGGACACGGCGACTTCCGTAAAGAAACGGATATTATGGATGTGTGGTTTGATTCGGGTTCGAGTCATATCGCAGTGCTGGAGTCCCGTCCTGAGCTTCAATGGCCAGCAGACTTGTATCTCGAAGGCTCTGACCAATACCGGGGATGGTTTAACTCCTCACTGATCACGGGTGTAGCGACTAGAGAGAAGTCTCCGTACAAAGGGATTTTAAGTCATGGCTTTACGCTCGATGGCGAAGGACGCAAAATGTCCAAATCCATCGGTAATACAATTGATCCGAACGCGGTATGCGGCAAGCTAGGCGCAGATATTCTTCGTCTATGGGTATCATCAGTGGATTATCAGTCCGATCACCGGATCTCGGATAATATCTTGAACCAAACGACCGAAGTGTATCGTAAAATCCGTAACACAATGCGATTCTTGTTGGGGAACATGAGTCATTTTAACCCAGAAACAGATCGTGTTGCTTACGCAGATCTTTCTGAGCTTGACCGCTATGCGTTAATCCGTCTGAATCGTATGATTGAGAAAGTTATTCATGCGTATGATGCGTACGAGTTCCACTTGGTGTACCAAACGATTCACCATTTCTGTGCAGTTGAAATGAGCTCGTTCTACTTGGATATCATTAAGGATCGTCTCTATGCGAATGCACCAGAAGATTCAGCGCGTAAAGCGTCTCAAACAGTACTCTATGCCGCGCTTACGGCGATTACGAAGCTGATTTCGCCAATTCTTCCTCATACAGCTGATGAGGTATGGCGTTACATCCCAGCGACTACGCTAAGCAGTGTTCAACTAGCTGAGCTGCCAGAAGTAGAAACGGGCATTTACGATGAGCAACTTGAACATAAATGGAATAGCTTCTTGGAAGTGCGTGATGATGTTCTGAAGGCGTTAGAGGAAGCTCGTAAGGAGAAGGTTATTGGGAACTCACTCGGAGCAGCGGTGAATTTGTATCCGAATGCAGAAATGTTCGCACTATTGAACCAATTCGAGCAATTGGATCAGTTGTTCATTGTTTCTGGAGTGAATCTATATCCTGCGGGAACGACGGCTCCTGAGGGGGCTCTTCAATCCAAAGATGTGGCTATTGCGATCACGGTTGCAGAAGGTGAGAAATGTGAACGCTGCTGGATAGTGACTCCTGAGGTAGGGCACAGTAAAGAACATCCAACCCTATGTGTAAGATGTACGGATGTTGTGACTGCTCACTATCACGAGTAAAGGAATCAAACGAGCTTACGCGTTGTGCGAGGCTCGTTTGTCCTGTTTATCCTAGGGATATCTTACTCGTCAAGATCCGCATTTTGATCTGGTTCAAGGAAAGGGTCGCCTTCATCGCTATGCATATAGTCATTGTAAGCTTTGCTTCGTACAATCGTGACGTGCTCGCCATACAAATCAGTGGCAACGAAGCTTTCGAATGATTCGACATAGCCTTCCTTTTCATCGGCTTCAATGTACATATCGTTGTAGTCTTCCACTCCATTGCTTTCAGCAAAAGCAGGCGTATTCGAGGTGCCCCAGCTTTCAACAATTTGCCAAGCATCCTCACCGTCGAACTCGGTTTCATCGTTCCTCTCGTCGAAGCTCGTACGGCCAAATGGCGGATAAAGCACCTGCTCCTCAACGGGGCGACGGAAGGATTGATCTGGATCAGGCACATGGTCGATGCTGTAAAGCGTTGTAGGTATAGCTTCTAATCGCTCAAATGGGATGGGCTGATGACTGAATACACACACACCATATTCGCCGCGTTCCATACGTGCCAGCGCTTCATTGACTTGTTGCAAATGCATCTCGGCGTGTTCGTTCAGTGAAATATCTTTGGCGCGTTCAAAAATTTCGGACCCGATATCTCCTGGGTGATTGTCATACATGGATAGCTCTCCGATTGAATCGGAGAAGGAATTGGCCAGTCCGAATTGATCATTGGCGGCAAAATGTTTTTCAAGTGCAACCTTTTCCTCCAACAGTTGTACATAAAGTGATTTCAATTGTTCCTCAGTTAAATGGCTCATAGGTCATTCAGCTCCCTTCAAACAGCTTACTCATACCGTTTATCATGCCGAGTGACAGCTTTTTTTAGTGAGGTAATTCCTTGTAAATAAGGCATGGTGACAGCTTTCAAAAATTTAGGAGGAATCTTGAAATGAAATACATGAAATATTATTTATACGCGATCATCGCATTTATTTTGGATCAAGTCACGAAATGGATCATTGTCAAAAAAGTAACTTTAGGTGAAGAACATCCCGTGATCGGTGATTTTTTCATGATTACGTCCCATCGCAATCGGGGAGCTGCTTTCGGTATTTTGCAAAACCAACGCTGGTTTTTTATCGTCATTACGACGATTGTCCTGATTGGGATTGTTTGGTATTTAAGAAAAACAGCGAGAGAAGATAAGGTACTACTTTCTTTTGCGTTAAGCTTATTGCTAGGCGGAGCCTTCGGGAATTTCGTAGATCGCGCCTTATTTGCGGAGGTCGTTGATTTCTTTCAATTTACCTTTGTTTTCAGCTTTTTTGGCACGGACGTCGATTATATCTTCCCAATTTTCAATGTAGCTGATTCCTGCATTGTTGTGGGGGTTATTCTCATCTTCCTCGATTCAATCCTAACAGCAAGAAAAGAGAAAAAAGGAGCTTTACATGAACACAAACCAGACCTCACCTGATTCCATATCTCCAGATACGATGGAATGGACAGTTGAACCGCCTTTTGCCAATGAACGGATTGATAAGTTTATTACGGAAGCCTTGGAAGAGGATATTTCGAGAACGCTAGTCCAGCAATGGGTGAAAGACGGGCATGCAACGGTGAATGGGCGGACAGTGAAAGCAAATCACAAGCTCTCCGTCAATGATCTTATTTCACTGCAAATTCCAGAGCCTCAGGGCGTGGAGCTTGTAGGTGAGGACATTCCGCTGAACGTCGTGTATGAGGATAGCGATGTCATCGTGATTAATAAGCAAAGAGGACTAGTCGTGCACCCAGCACCTGGTCATTACTCGGGCACCCTGGTGAATGCGCTGATGTTTCATTGTCAAGATCTTTCTGGGATTAACGGTGAATTGCGTCCTGGTATCGTTCATCGCATTGATAAAGACACTTCAGGTCTGATTATGTCAGCCAAAAATGATAGGGCACACGCCAGTCTTGCCGAACAGCTGAAGGCACATACGGTGAATCGTAAATATATCGCACTCGTCCACGGCAATCTGCAGCATGATCAAGGAACCATCGACGCGCCGATCGGCCGCGATTCGCATGATCGCAAGATGTATACCGTTACGGAGAAAAATAGTAAAACCGCTGTTACGCACTTTGTCGTCATTGAACGATTTGGTGACTTCACGCTCGTGGAGCTGAAGCTTGAAACGGGCCGTACGCACCAAATTCGGGTGCATATGAAGTTCATTGGTCATCCACTGGTCGGAGACCCGATGTACGGGAAAAGCAAAGGCATGTTAATGGAGGGTCAAGCCCTGCATGCCGCAATTCTTGGGTTTAAACATCCGCGTACGGGGGAATGGATGCAATTCGAAGCGCCAATCCCGCCAGATATGGACAATTTGCTGCAAACAATACGGACAACTTAGTCGTTGTTACGGTTCATGGGAGAGGAGAGCTGCAGATGTTGGAGCACTTGATTAATCCGCAAGTGAAAGAGATTCAAATTTCAGGTATTCGCAAAATTTCAAATCTTGTCAGCACCATCCCAGGCGCTTTGACATTAACCATTGGTCAACCAGATTTCCCGACGCCGCGGCACATTATTGAAGCGGGTCAGAGGGCGCTGGATCAGAACAAAACGGTCTATACGCAAAATCCAGGATTGATCGAACTGCGTGAAGCCGTATCGAACTTCGTTAAGGTGAAGTACGGTCAAACGTATCGCGCTGCGGATGAAATCATTGTGACCGCTGGTGCGA
This window encodes:
- the ileS gene encoding isoleucine--tRNA ligase, which produces MDYGKTLNLLQTEFPMRGNLPQAEPKMQEHWESEDMYAKVQESRKGRTKFILHDGPPYANGDIHIGHALNKVLKDIIVRFKTLQGFDAPYVPGWDTHGLPIEQVITNSGKVDRKKMTVPEFRQYCAEYALQSVEKQKSQFQRLGIRGDWKNPYITLQPGYEAQQIRVFGTMVQKGYIYKGLKPVYWSPSSESALAEAEIEYKEKTSTSLYVAFPVKDGKGKLPQDAAIVIWTTTAWTLPANLGISLHPEFDYAIVQAAGKKYVLAQGLLAAAAKDIGWSEYEILSTVKGSELEFVTCQHPFYDRESLVMVGEHVTLEAGTGCVHTAPGHGEDDFTIGQRYNIGVLCPVDDQGHFTAEAPGYEGLFYEKGGKLIIEKLQENGLLLKAADIQHQYAHDWRTKKPVIYRATEQWFASIDLFRQAMLDEIKQVKWTPEWGEVRLHNMIADRGDWCISRQRAWGVPIPIFYCRSCNEPLVNEQTIEHVAQLFEREGSNAWFIKEEKDLLPEGTCCSKCGHGDFRKETDIMDVWFDSGSSHIAVLESRPELQWPADLYLEGSDQYRGWFNSSLITGVATREKSPYKGILSHGFTLDGEGRKMSKSIGNTIDPNAVCGKLGADILRLWVSSVDYQSDHRISDNILNQTTEVYRKIRNTMRFLLGNMSHFNPETDRVAYADLSELDRYALIRLNRMIEKVIHAYDAYEFHLVYQTIHHFCAVEMSSFYLDIIKDRLYANAPEDSARKASQTVLYAALTAITKLISPILPHTADEVWRYIPATTLSSVQLAELPEVETGIYDEQLEHKWNSFLEVRDDVLKALEEARKEKVIGNSLGAAVNLYPNAEMFALLNQFEQLDQLFIVSGVNLYPAGTTAPEGALQSKDVAIAITVAEGEKCERCWIVTPEVGHSKEHPTLCVRCTDVVTAHYHE
- a CDS encoding TraR/DksA C4-type zinc finger protein, with the translated sequence MSHLTEEQLKSLYVQLLEEKVALEKHFAANDQFGLANSFSDSIGELSMYDNHPGDIGSEIFERAKDISLNEHAEMHLQQVNEALARMERGEYGVCVFSHQPIPFERLEAIPTTLYSIDHVPDPDQSFRRPVEEQVLYPPFGRTSFDERNDETEFDGEDAWQIVESWGTSNTPAFAESNGVEDYNDMYIEADEKEGYVESFESFVATDLYGEHVTIVRSKAYNDYMHSDEGDPFLEPDQNADLDE
- the lspA gene encoding signal peptidase II encodes the protein MKYYLYAIIAFILDQVTKWIIVKKVTLGEEHPVIGDFFMITSHRNRGAAFGILQNQRWFFIVITTIVLIGIVWYLRKTAREDKVLLSFALSLLLGGAFGNFVDRALFAEVVDFFQFTFVFSFFGTDVDYIFPIFNVADSCIVVGVILIFLDSILTARKEKKGALHEHKPDLT
- a CDS encoding RluA family pseudouridine synthase, producing the protein MNTNQTSPDSISPDTMEWTVEPPFANERIDKFITEALEEDISRTLVQQWVKDGHATVNGRTVKANHKLSVNDLISLQIPEPQGVELVGEDIPLNVVYEDSDVIVINKQRGLVVHPAPGHYSGTLVNALMFHCQDLSGINGELRPGIVHRIDKDTSGLIMSAKNDRAHASLAEQLKAHTVNRKYIALVHGNLQHDQGTIDAPIGRDSHDRKMYTVTEKNSKTAVTHFVVIERFGDFTLVELKLETGRTHQIRVHMKFIGHPLVGDPMYGKSKGMLMEGQALHAAILGFKHPRTGEWMQFEAPIPPDMDNLLQTIRTT